From Cellulophaga lytica DSM 7489, a single genomic window includes:
- a CDS encoding T9SS type B sorting domain-containing protein: MKSTTKLLLAIAMLLPLLSFGQTQASNWYFGEGAGLRFNNDGSVTAVTDGKLNTTEGCATISDDTGNLLFYTDGIRVFTKDHTIMQNGTGLYGDPSSSQSALIVPNQKDTNIFYIFTVDTSVFEADPDYGLNYSTVDMSLDGGKGAVTSKNVRLLDYCSEKITAVLKDCFDKSVWVITYATNDGSEGIFDTFHAFEVNDTGVVTTSVKSKVSSLISDKRGYLKLSSDGTKMASANVSQGLYLYDFDADTGVLTNEQRININAPNKDPYGLEFSPNNELLYVHTYNAQQGLTTETSNLLQYNLMAPSISASEVVLDDRDIYRGALQLGENGKIYRTIATNYDQGTQYLGVINNPNQIGTAAGYQHNAVNLQGKLATQGLPPFIQSFFAKEDLVKNTDGSTSPSLTICEADNFTLEVDNLPGATYTWSLNGVPITNNSNVLNVTNATLADVGKYALEVTPADPAECPIIGEAQVNINPLPIAINTTLTQCDLDSDSTDGFASFNLEQASFDISNGIAENTVNFYASVADRDANLPITNPVGFTNTNFKSQTIYTSVTNENDCVVYAELYLEVQPTTSSLPTKLPYYACDINPLDTEVTGSFNLEDIKTLDYPGLEVNFYASITDASLELNPISGENYISTSATLYARLEASNQCQGVEEITLIVQPTPQVIINDEYYLCTDNPILELNAEPGYDIYQWFKIEANGTENLISSSVNTVINTIGNYRLELGYSYNGGAQNCTNSKQFVVTPSNIATITNVEVKDLSNNNSISIIVTGDGDYEYAILDLRGPYQDSNTFTNVPAGILEVFVRDKKGCGTTAPYSVSVIGYPKMFTPNGDAINDTWQINGISTTFLAKSDIYIFDRYGVLVAKIDPSSNGWDGDSKGIPAPESDYWFRAKLENGRDFNGHFSLKR, encoded by the coding sequence ATGAAATCAACCACAAAACTACTCCTTGCAATAGCTATGCTATTGCCCCTACTCTCTTTTGGTCAAACTCAGGCTTCTAATTGGTATTTTGGAGAAGGTGCTGGCTTACGCTTTAATAATGATGGTAGTGTTACTGCCGTTACAGATGGTAAATTAAATACAACAGAAGGTTGCGCAACAATATCTGATGATACTGGGAACTTATTATTTTATACTGATGGCATACGTGTTTTTACAAAAGACCATACAATAATGCAGAATGGTACGGGCTTGTATGGTGATCCTTCTAGCTCGCAATCTGCATTGATTGTTCCCAACCAAAAAGACACTAATATTTTTTACATTTTTACTGTAGATACTAGTGTTTTTGAAGCAGACCCTGATTATGGCCTTAATTACTCTACTGTAGATATGTCTTTAGATGGAGGAAAAGGTGCGGTAACCTCTAAAAACGTTAGACTGTTAGATTATTGCTCAGAGAAAATTACAGCAGTTCTTAAAGATTGTTTTGATAAGTCTGTTTGGGTTATTACCTATGCAACTAATGATGGTAGTGAAGGTATTTTTGATACTTTTCACGCCTTTGAAGTTAATGATACTGGCGTGGTAACCACATCTGTAAAATCTAAAGTAAGTAGTTTAATTTCTGATAAAAGAGGTTACTTAAAACTATCTTCAGATGGTACTAAAATGGCATCGGCTAACGTTAGCCAGGGATTATATTTATATGATTTTGATGCTGACACTGGTGTACTTACAAATGAACAACGCATAAACATTAATGCTCCAAATAAAGATCCATACGGTCTAGAGTTTTCGCCTAACAACGAGTTGCTTTACGTACACACCTACAATGCTCAACAAGGATTAACCACAGAAACATCTAACCTTTTACAATACAATTTAATGGCTCCTAGTATTTCTGCTAGTGAAGTTGTTTTAGATGACAGAGATATTTACCGTGGCGCATTACAATTAGGTGAAAATGGTAAAATATACAGAACCATTGCTACTAATTATGACCAAGGAACACAGTATTTAGGCGTTATTAATAACCCTAACCAAATTGGCACAGCAGCTGGTTACCAACATAATGCCGTTAATTTACAAGGTAAATTAGCAACACAAGGCTTGCCACCTTTTATACAGTCTTTTTTTGCTAAAGAAGATTTGGTTAAAAATACAGACGGTAGTACCAGTCCGTCTTTAACTATTTGTGAGGCAGATAACTTTACGCTAGAAGTAGACAATCTTCCTGGAGCAACGTATACTTGGTCTTTAAATGGAGTTCCAATAACAAATAATAGTAATGTATTAAATGTTACTAATGCTACATTAGCAGATGTAGGAAAATATGCATTAGAAGTGACTCCTGCAGACCCAGCTGAATGTCCCATAATTGGTGAAGCACAAGTAAATATAAATCCGTTACCTATTGCTATAAATACCACTTTAACACAGTGCGATTTAGACAGTGATTCTACAGATGGTTTTGCTAGCTTTAATTTAGAGCAAGCTAGTTTTGATATCTCTAACGGTATTGCAGAGAATACGGTTAACTTTTATGCTTCTGTTGCAGACAGAGATGCCAATTTACCTATAACAAACCCTGTTGGTTTTACAAACACAAACTTTAAAAGCCAAACAATTTATACTAGTGTTACTAATGAAAATGACTGTGTTGTGTATGCAGAACTTTATTTAGAGGTACAACCCACCACTAGCAGCTTACCAACTAAATTACCTTATTATGCTTGTGATATTAATCCTTTAGATACAGAGGTTACTGGATCTTTTAATTTAGAAGATATAAAAACTTTAGACTACCCAGGCTTAGAAGTTAATTTTTATGCATCTATCACAGATGCATCTTTAGAATTAAACCCAATTTCTGGTGAAAATTACATTTCTACTAGTGCTACACTATATGCAAGATTAGAAGCTAGCAACCAATGCCAAGGTGTAGAAGAAATTACTTTAATTGTACAGCCAACACCACAAGTTATTATTAATGATGAGTATTATTTGTGCACAGATAACCCTATTTTAGAGCTTAATGCAGAACCAGGTTATGATATTTACCAATGGTTTAAAATTGAAGCTAATGGCACAGAAAATTTAATATCTAGCTCTGTTAATACTGTTATTAATACTATAGGAAACTACAGATTAGAACTTGGGTACAGTTATAATGGCGGCGCACAAAACTGTACAAACTCTAAGCAATTTGTTGTTACGCCATCTAACATTGCTACTATTACTAATGTAGAGGTTAAAGATTTAAGTAACAATAATAGCATTAGCATTATTGTTACTGGAGATGGTGATTATGAGTATGCTATTTTAGATCTCCGTGGACCTTACCAAGATAGCAACACTTTTACAAATGTACCTGCTGGTATTTTAGAGGTATTTGTTAGAGATAAAAAAGGATGTGGAACTACAGCTCCTTATAGTGTTTCTGTAATTGGTTACCCTAAAATGTTTACTCCTAATGGAGATGCTATTAATGATACGTGGCAAATTAACGGTATAAGCACTACTTTTTTAGCTAAAAGTGATATTTATATTTTTGATAGGTATGGTGTACTTGTTGCTAAAATAGATCCTAGCTCTAATGGTTGGGATGGTGACAGCAAAGGTATTCCTGCTCCTGAGTCTGATTATTGGTTTAGAGCTAAATTAGAAAATGGCAGAGACTTTAATGGTCATTTTTCTTTAAAACGATAA
- the uvrB gene encoding excinuclease ABC subunit UvrB: MKFKVVSKFEPTGDQPQAIKELVKGVNEGEKHQTLLGVTGSGKTFTVANVVEKVQKPTLVLAHNKTLAAQLYSEFKQFFPENAVEYFVSYYDYYQPEAYIPTTGTFIEKDLSINEDIEKLRLSATSSLLSGRRDVIVIASVSCLYGIGNPVEFQKNVISIKRDQVISRTKFLHQLVQSLYSRTTEDFRNGNFRVKGDVVDVFPSYADHAFRIHFFGDEIEEIEAFDPLHNKVLEVYENLNIYPANMFVTSPDILQNAIHAIQADMVKQVDYFKEIGKHLEAKRLEERTTFDLEMIRELGYCSGIENYSRYLDGRLPGTRPFCLLDYFPDDYLMVIDESHVTVPQVHAMYGGDRSRKENLVEYGFRLPAAMDNRPLKFEEFEMIQNQVIHVSATPADYELQLSGGVYVEQVIRPTGLLDPIIEIRPSLNQIDDLVEEIHLRIEKDERTLVTTLTKRMAEELAKYLDRISVRCRYIHSDVDTLERVEIMQDLRKGLFDVLIGVNLLREGLDLPEVSLVAILDADKEGFLRSARSLTQTVGRAARNVNGKAIMYADKITASMQKTIDETNYRRERQIAYNTKHNKKPMALNKSLDSALSQNSVSTYHFEKEEARAAEPDMAYLTTDQKDKMIREKRKAMEKAAKELDFMEAAKLRDEIKALQEK, translated from the coding sequence ATGAAATTTAAAGTTGTATCAAAATTTGAACCTACTGGTGACCAACCACAAGCAATTAAAGAGTTGGTTAAAGGGGTAAATGAAGGAGAAAAACACCAAACTTTACTAGGAGTTACAGGCTCTGGAAAAACGTTTACGGTGGCAAATGTGGTAGAAAAGGTACAAAAACCTACCTTGGTTTTAGCACATAACAAAACGTTGGCTGCGCAATTGTACTCTGAGTTTAAGCAGTTTTTTCCTGAGAATGCTGTGGAGTATTTTGTGTCTTATTATGATTATTACCAACCTGAAGCTTATATACCTACTACGGGAACTTTTATAGAAAAGGATTTATCTATTAATGAAGATATAGAAAAATTGCGTTTAAGTGCCACTTCTTCCCTATTGTCTGGCCGTAGAGACGTGATTGTTATTGCATCTGTGTCTTGCTTATATGGTATTGGTAACCCTGTAGAGTTTCAGAAAAATGTAATTTCTATTAAAAGAGACCAGGTAATATCTAGAACCAAATTTTTACATCAATTGGTACAGAGTTTATACTCTAGAACTACTGAAGATTTTAGAAATGGTAATTTTAGAGTTAAAGGAGATGTGGTAGATGTTTTTCCTAGTTATGCAGATCATGCGTTTAGAATTCATTTTTTTGGTGATGAAATAGAAGAAATTGAAGCTTTTGACCCATTACACAACAAAGTATTAGAGGTATATGAAAATTTAAATATTTACCCTGCTAATATGTTTGTAACATCGCCAGATATTTTACAAAATGCCATACATGCTATACAAGCAGATATGGTAAAACAGGTTGATTATTTTAAGGAAATTGGAAAACATTTAGAAGCTAAACGTCTTGAGGAACGTACTACTTTTGATTTGGAAATGATACGTGAACTTGGCTATTGTTCTGGTATAGAAAACTACTCTAGATATTTAGATGGTAGACTACCGGGAACTAGACCCTTTTGTTTATTAGATTATTTTCCGGATGATTATTTAATGGTGATAGACGAGAGTCACGTTACTGTACCACAAGTACACGCTATGTATGGTGGTGACAGAAGTAGAAAAGAAAACTTAGTAGAATATGGTTTTAGATTACCAGCTGCAATGGATAACAGACCATTAAAGTTTGAAGAGTTTGAAATGATACAAAACCAAGTAATACACGTAAGTGCTACACCTGCAGATTATGAGTTACAACTAAGTGGTGGTGTGTATGTAGAGCAAGTAATTAGACCTACAGGCTTACTAGACCCTATAATAGAAATAAGACCTAGTTTAAACCAAATTGATGATTTGGTAGAGGAAATACACTTACGTATAGAAAAAGATGAGCGCACTTTAGTTACTACACTTACTAAGCGTATGGCGGAAGAATTAGCTAAATATTTAGACCGAATTAGTGTACGTTGCCGCTACATACATAGTGATGTAGATACTTTAGAACGTGTAGAAATTATGCAAGATTTGCGTAAAGGTTTGTTTGATGTACTTATTGGTGTTAACCTTTTAAGAGAGGGATTAGATTTACCTGAGGTGTCTTTAGTTGCTATTTTAGATGCGGATAAAGAAGGTTTTTTACGTAGTGCACGCTCTTTAACACAAACTGTAGGTAGAGCTGCAAGAAATGTAAACGGTAAAGCCATTATGTATGCTGATAAAATTACAGCTAGTATGCAAAAAACTATTGATGAAACAAACTACAGAAGAGAACGCCAAATTGCTTACAACACTAAACATAACAAAAAGCCTATGGCTTTAAATAAAAGTTTGGATAGTGCTTTGTCACAAAATTCAGTTTCTACTTACCATTTTGAAAAAGAAGAAGCAAGAGCTGCAGAGCCAGATATGGCTTACTTAACTACAGACCAAAAGGATAAAATGATACGTGAAAAACGTAAAGCTATGGAAAAAGCTGCTAAAGAATTAGATTTTATGGAAGCCGCTAAATTAAGAGATGAAATAAAAGCTTTACAGGAAAAATAA
- a CDS encoding Hsp20/alpha crystallin family protein, whose product MSLVKRNTVFPSLLNEILNTDWYGGLENNTSNTAPVNIKENEKDYTLELLAPGREKEDFNIEIDKNILSVSVLDEKVKTDVNEKFSLKEFSVKSFKRTFSLPDTINEDSINVTYKNGVLKFTLPKKEEALPKPKRLIEIA is encoded by the coding sequence ATGAGTTTAGTTAAAAGAAATACAGTTTTTCCTTCATTATTAAATGAAATATTAAATACAGATTGGTATGGTGGCTTAGAGAATAATACATCTAATACAGCACCAGTAAATATTAAGGAAAACGAAAAAGATTACACTTTAGAGTTATTAGCTCCAGGTAGAGAAAAAGAAGATTTTAATATAGAAATAGATAAAAATATTTTATCTGTATCTGTGTTAGATGAAAAAGTTAAAACAGATGTAAACGAAAAGTTCTCATTAAAAGAATTTAGTGTAAAAAGTTTTAAAAGAACCTTTAGTTTGCCAGATACTATAAATGAAGATAGTATTAATGTTACCTATAAAAATGGAGTTTTAAAATTTACGTTACCTAAAAAAGAAGAAGCATTACCTAAGCCAAAAAGGTTAATAGAGATTGCATAA
- a CDS encoding DUF1456 family protein: MTNNDVLKKLRVALMLRDDDIVEILKLVDFKISTSELGAFFRKEDHPKYMECGDQILRNFLNGLVIYLRGSKDNPTTPAEALAKKGKTTLPKKKIYNNNKPKPIYKDKVREKNKNQDLSTVKYKNKKK, from the coding sequence ATGACGAATAATGATGTCCTAAAAAAATTGAGAGTAGCACTTATGCTACGTGATGATGATATTGTGGAAATATTAAAATTGGTAGACTTTAAAATTTCAACAAGTGAACTTGGTGCTTTTTTTAGAAAAGAAGATCATCCTAAATATATGGAGTGTGGTGATCAAATATTACGTAATTTTTTAAACGGATTGGTTATATATTTACGCGGTTCTAAGGACAACCCAACTACACCTGCTGAGGCTTTGGCTAAAAAAGGAAAAACTACTTTACCTAAAAAAAAGATATACAACAATAACAAACCTAAACCTATTTATAAAGATAAGGTTAGAGAAAAAAATAAAAATCAGGACTTAAGTACTGTAAAATACAAGAACAAAAAGAAATAA
- the sucC gene encoding ADP-forming succinate--CoA ligase subunit beta, translating into MNLHEYQGKEILASFGVRIQRGIVAHNAQEAVTAAKQLTQETGTGWHVIKAQVHAGGRGKGGGVKLAKNLNEVEEIAGNIIGMNLITPQTSAEGKKVHQVLVAEDVYYPGESETSEFYMSVLLNRATGRNMIMYSTEGGMDIEEVAEKTPHLIFTEEIDPATGLLGFQARKIAFNLGLSGLAFKEMTKFVASLYKAYVESDSSMFEINPVLKTSDNKIMAVDAKVSIDDNALYRRKQYAEMRDLREENPIEVEAGALGLNYVDLDGNVGCMVNGAGLAMATMDLIKQAGGEPANFLDVGGTADAARVEAAFKIILKDPAVKAILINIFGGIVRCDRVAQGVIDAYKNMGTINVPIIVRLQGTNADIAKELIDNSGLDVQSAVQFQEAADKVKEVLA; encoded by the coding sequence ATGAACCTTCACGAATATCAAGGAAAAGAGATTTTAGCAAGCTTTGGCGTACGTATACAACGTGGCATTGTTGCTCATAACGCACAAGAAGCTGTAACTGCTGCAAAGCAACTTACACAAGAAACTGGCACTGGATGGCATGTAATAAAAGCACAAGTACATGCTGGTGGTAGAGGTAAAGGTGGGGGAGTTAAACTTGCCAAAAATTTAAACGAAGTAGAAGAAATTGCAGGTAACATTATAGGGATGAACCTAATTACACCGCAAACTTCTGCAGAGGGTAAAAAAGTTCACCAAGTTTTAGTAGCTGAAGATGTATACTACCCAGGTGAGAGTGAAACATCAGAATTTTATATGTCTGTTTTATTAAACAGAGCTACTGGTAGAAATATGATTATGTATTCTACAGAAGGTGGTATGGATATAGAAGAGGTTGCAGAAAAAACTCCACACTTAATTTTTACTGAAGAAATAGACCCAGCAACAGGTTTACTAGGTTTTCAAGCACGTAAAATTGCTTTTAACTTAGGCTTATCTGGTTTAGCATTTAAAGAAATGACAAAATTTGTTGCTTCTTTATACAAAGCTTATGTAGAGAGTGATTCTAGTATGTTTGAAATTAACCCAGTGTTAAAAACATCAGACAATAAAATAATGGCTGTAGATGCTAAAGTATCTATAGATGATAATGCACTTTACAGAAGAAAGCAATACGCAGAAATGAGAGATTTGCGTGAAGAAAACCCAATTGAGGTTGAAGCGGGTGCATTAGGGTTAAACTATGTAGACTTAGACGGTAACGTTGGTTGTATGGTTAACGGTGCTGGTTTAGCAATGGCAACTATGGATTTAATTAAGCAAGCAGGTGGTGAGCCAGCTAACTTTTTAGATGTTGGTGGTACTGCAGATGCTGCACGTGTAGAAGCTGCTTTTAAAATTATACTAAAAGATCCTGCTGTTAAAGCAATCTTAATAAATATTTTTGGTGGTATTGTACGTTGTGACCGTGTTGCACAAGGTGTTATAGATGCTTATAAAAATATGGGTACTATAAACGTTCCAATTATTGTACGTTTACAAGGTACTAATGCAGATATAGCTAAAGAATTAATAGATAATTCTGGTTTAGATGTACAGTCTGCTGTACAATTCCAAGAAGCTGCAGATAAAGTAAAGGAAGTATTAGCTTAA
- the lysA gene encoding diaminopimelate decarboxylase, with amino-acid sequence MQASDLLKIAKTYGDPVYVYDSEKIVSQYQRLTNAFKGVKKLKLNYAAKALSNISILRLMNSLGSGLDTVSIQEVELGLLAGFKPESIIYTPNGVSLEEIEKAAALGVRINIDNLSVLEQFGSKHPNIPVCIRINPHVMAGGNSNISVGHIDSKFGISIHQIPHLLRIVDLTKMNINGIHMHTGSDILDIDVFLYASEILFETAKNFKNLDFIDFGSGFKVPYKTGDIETNVEELGQKLSAKFNDFCKEYGKELTLAFEPGKFLVSESGFFLAKVNVVKQTTSTVFASIDSGFNHLIRPMLYGSSHEILNISNPEGRERYYSVVGYICETDTFASNRRINEISEGDILCFRNAGAYCFTMASNYNSRFRPPEVLWHNGEAILIRERETFDDLIKNQIDVKNLFSKKEMKKEKATAK; translated from the coding sequence ATGCAAGCATCCGATTTATTAAAAATTGCAAAAACATACGGAGATCCCGTTTATGTATATGATTCGGAAAAAATAGTTTCCCAATACCAAAGATTAACTAATGCATTTAAGGGTGTTAAAAAATTAAAATTAAACTATGCCGCAAAGGCGTTGTCTAACATATCTATATTACGCCTAATGAATTCTTTAGGTAGTGGTTTAGACACTGTGTCTATACAAGAAGTAGAATTAGGGCTTTTAGCTGGTTTTAAACCAGAATCTATTATATATACACCAAACGGAGTATCTTTAGAAGAAATTGAAAAAGCTGCTGCTTTAGGTGTACGTATTAATATAGATAACTTGTCTGTATTAGAGCAATTTGGTAGTAAACACCCAAATATTCCTGTTTGTATTAGAATTAATCCACACGTTATGGCCGGAGGTAACTCTAACATTTCTGTTGGTCATATAGATTCAAAATTTGGAATTAGTATTCATCAAATACCACATTTATTACGTATTGTAGACCTAACTAAAATGAATATTAATGGTATACATATGCATACTGGTAGTGACATTTTAGATATTGACGTTTTCTTATACGCTTCTGAAATACTTTTTGAAACTGCTAAAAACTTTAAAAACTTAGACTTTATTGACTTTGGTAGCGGATTTAAAGTACCATATAAAACTGGTGATATAGAAACTAACGTAGAAGAATTAGGTCAGAAATTAAGTGCAAAGTTTAATGACTTTTGTAAAGAATATGGTAAAGAATTAACCTTAGCATTTGAACCTGGTAAGTTTTTAGTGAGTGAATCTGGTTTCTTTTTAGCAAAAGTAAATGTAGTTAAACAAACTACATCTACAGTGTTTGCTAGTATAGATTCTGGTTTTAATCACCTAATTAGACCTATGCTTTATGGATCATCTCATGAAATTTTAAACATTTCTAATCCAGAAGGAAGAGAACGTTACTACTCTGTTGTAGGTTACATTTGTGAAACGGATACTTTTGCTAGCAACCGCAGAATTAATGAAATATCTGAAGGAGATATTTTATGTTTCCGCAACGCAGGTGCTTATTGCTTTACTATGGCTAGCAATTACAACTCTAGATTTAGACCACCAGAGGTATTATGGCACAATGGCGAGGCAATTTTAATAAGAGAAAGAGAAACTTTTGATGATCTTATTAAAAACCAAATAGATGTAAAAAATTTATTTTCGAAAAAAGAAATGAAAAAAGAAAAAGCCACTGCTAAATAA